Genomic segment of Candidatus Chlorohelix allophototropha:
TTTCGCCAACCCGCAATTTCCGGGGTCACGCCGGTGACGAGAAGAAAGCGAAAGGGCGGTAGGTGAGGAAATGGAAGTAAGCGCTACAGTAAAATCCGTTCATCACTCGCCTCGCAAAGTACGCTTGGTGGTGAATCTTATTAGGGGTAAGAAGGTAGATGATGCGCTGGCAATATTAAAGCATTTACCGCAGCATTCGGCACGTGATGTAGCCGCGGTACTGCAAAGCGCCAGAGCTAATGCCGAAAATAACCTTCTTATGTCGCCAGAGAAATTGTATATCAAAGCCATCATGGCGAACGAAGGCTCCCGTCTCAAGCGGATTCATGCCAGAGCGCGTGGGCGCGCTGACCGAGTCGTAAAGCGGTTAAGCCACATTACAGTTACGGTAGAAGAGCGAGAGGAGGAGTAATTGGGACGCAAAGTTAATCCTATCGGCTTCCGGCTGGGCGTAACGAAAGACTGGCAGAGCCGCTGGTTCGCCGAAAAGGAATATACCAACTTACTGCATGAAGATATCAAGCTGCGCAAGATTATTTTCGGTCGTCTAAAGGCTGCGGCTTTGAGCAAAATCGAAATTCAACGCAGTTCGAATAACCTCGAAATCACGTTGCATACTGCCAAGCCCGGCATTGTTATCGGAAAGAGCGGGCAAGCGGTAGATCAGCTTAAGAAAGAAATCGAGGATATGACGGGTAAGAAGGTGAAGCTCAATATCGAAGAGATTCGCCAGCCTGAACTCGATGCCTATCTGGTAGCAGAAAGTATCGCTGAACAGATCGAAAAGCGCGTGAATTACAAACGTGCCATGAAACAATCGGTTACCCGCGCTATGCGCTTGGGTGCTAAAGGCATCAAAATCAAGTGCAGCGGTCGTCTGGCAGGCGCTGAAATGGCGCGAAACGCAATGGAAAAGGATGGGCGAATCCCGCTTCAAACTATCCGTGCCGATATTGATTACGGCTTGGTACACGCTTTTACCACTTACGGACGCATCGGCGTAAAAGTGTGGATTTACAAGGGTGATGTACTACCCGGCCAGATGAAGAAAGTGAACCTAATGCCGGTTCAAGCCAGCGCTGAGGAGTAATTTACCATGTTAATGCCTAAACGAACCAAATACCGCAAGCAGCATCGCGGGAGAATGACAGGCAAAGCAACCCGCGGTAATTTCATAGCCTTCGGCGAGTTTGGCTTGATGGCTCTTGAACCGGGCTGGGTTGACAGCCGCCAAATCGAGGCGACACGCCGTGCCATTACTCGTTATGTGAAGCGCGGTGGTCAAATCTGGATACGTATTTTCCCGGATAAACCGGTAACCGCCAAACCTGCCGAAACCCGCATGGGTAGCGGTAAGGGCGCGCCCGATCATTGGGTGGCAGTAGTTAAACCGGGTAGAGTTTTGTTTGAAATTGGCGGCGTTCGCCGTGAACTGGCGGAAGAGGCTATGCGCCTTGCCGGTCATAAGTTGTCGATACGAACCAAATTCGTAGACCGCCTAACTGCTCCCAAACCCGGCATTGCCGAGAAAGAAGAAGCGGAATTGGTGGATGATAGTGCTGAAGCCGGAGAGGGCGAGGAGTAGTTAAAAAATGAGAATTAATGAACTACGCGCCTTGAATGATGAGCAGCTTGCAGAACAAGTGCGAAATCTGAATATAGAACTCTTTAACCTGCGCTTTCAGTTGGCTGCTTACAAGAATCCCAGCCCGGCGCGTTTTGGTCAGGTTAAGAAGGAAATCGCCCGCATCAAAACCATTCAGCGGGAACGCGAGTTGCATAATCTGGTGGCGCAATAACAGGCTGGTAGTTGAATTTTAAGGAACGAAATGATGGCTGAAAATCTGGAACAAATTAAAGAGACAGCTTCTGCCGCTACCGAGCCGAAAAAAGTGCGTACCGCTAAGGTCGGCAAGGTAGTGAGTACCAAGATGGATAAAACCATCGTGGTGGAAGTGGAATATCTTAAAAAACATAAGTTGTATAAGAAAGCTATTCGTCGTCATACCAAATTTAAGGCGCACGACGAAGAGAACACTGCAAAGTTGGGCGATGTGGTACGAATTGAAGAGTGCCGACCTATCAGCAAGGAAAAACGTTTCCGGCTGGTGGAGATAATCGAAAGAGGAGTTGCCCTGTGATACAGCCTACTACTCGTCTCAAGGTCGCCGACAACACCGGGGCAAAAGAAGTTATGTGTATCCGGGTGATGGGTGGGAGCAGCCGCCGCTATGCGGGTATAGGCGACATTATAGTGTGCGCGATAAAATCGGCTTCACCTGGTGGTCAGGTCAAAAAAGGTCAGGTGGTAACTGCTGTAGTGGTGCGCACTAGAAAAGAATACCGCCGCCCAGATGGCAGCTATATCCGCTTCGATGATAACGCAGCGGTACTTATAAACCCTGCTACCAATAACCCGACTGGAACTCGTATATTCGGACCTGTCGCACGTGAGTTGCGCGAGAAACAATTTATGCGAATAGTCTCCCTGGCGCCGGAAGTATTATAAAGCGTATCGAGGGATAAACGGAGTAACGGAAATGGCAAAAGTGCGCAAGGGTGATACGGTACAGGTGATCACCGGGAAATATAAACAGAAACGAGGCACGGTAAAACGCGTATTGCCTGAAAGTAATAAGGTGATCGTGGAAGGCGTTAACATAGTTAAACGCCATATCAAAGCCCGCTCCCAGATACGTCAAACCGGTATCGTGGAAGTAGAAGCGCCTCTGCAAGTTAGTAATGTAATGCTGGTTTGCCCACGTTGCAATGAAGCAGTACGAATCGGCTTCCGAGAAGAGAACAACGAGAAAGTTCGTTTCTGCAAAAACTCTGCTTGCGGAGCAACTATCCCGGATGCAACTGGGTGGGTCAGACATACTGCCGACTAGGCGGGGAACTAACTTAAAAATTAAACTGGAACAATTAATTAACCCGCACAAAGACCGCTGCCCTTCACTGCCCGGTACGGGTAAGGTGGCAGGTCAACGGGGGCCGACAAGGTTACCCGAATAGGTTTGGAGTGGGAAGGAGCGTACAGTTAAAGTGGCAGATAAAGGCAAAGCAGGGGGTAAGCAACCGCCAAAGGGAGGAAAGCCGCAACAGCAGCAATCCCAGGGGTCAGCTTCCAAAGGAGCACCGAAAGGTGTTACCGTAGAAAAATCAATCGGGCATGCAGCGCAAGTACCAAATCTCAAGACTAAGTATCTCGCTGAGGTTGTACCGGCATTGATGAAGGAATTTAACTTCCAGAATGCAATGCAAGTTCCCAGAGTCAATAAAGTAATAATCAACATGGGTTTGGGTGAAGCCATTGCCAATGCCAAAGCATTGGATGCCGCAGTAAGTGACCTTACCGCGATAGTTGGGCAGAAACCAGTTGTAAACCGCGCCAAGAAAAGCATTGCCGCCTTTAAGTTAAGAGAAGGAATGCCTATCGGCGTAAGCGTGACATTACGTGGGGATCGGATGTACGAGTTCCTCGATCGCCTTATGAATATAGCACTTGCCCGTGTTCGTGACTTTACTGGAGTACCGACCAAGTCATTTGATGGGCACGGAAATTATACTCTGGGTCTGAAGGAACAAATCATCTTCCCGGAGATTGATTACGATAAAGTTGATAAACTGCGCGGTATGGAGGTGACGATTGTTACCTCTGCCACGAACGACGAAGAAGGTCAGAAGCTGCTCGGGCTTCTGGGTATGCCGTTCCGCAGATCATAAGCAGAAGGAAACCGGACAAGATGGCAAAAGAATCAATGGTTGTTAAGTCTCAACGCAAGCCGAAGTTCAAGGTCCAGGGTTATAATCGCTGCAAGATTTGCGGACGTTCCCGCGCCTATATGCGAAAATTCGGGATGTGCCGCATTTGCTTCCGCGAAAACGCTTTGAAAGGCGTTTTACCCGGTGTCAAGAAATCAAGCTGGTAGCGTAAGAGCAAAGACCGCCTCGAGAAACAGTGCCGGGCAGGAAGCCCCGCTGAGAGAAGGCTTTTAAGGGGAGTTTATAGATGAACGTAACCGATCCGATTGCGGACATGTTGACCCGAATCAGGAACGCATCCTCGGCTCGCCACTCGGAAGTAATAATGCCGAGCAGCAAGCTGAAGGTATCTATTGCAAAGATTCTGCAGGATGAAGGCTATGTCCTGAATTTTTCCGAAGAGCAGACTGAAGCAATGAAGTTGCTGAAAATACAATTGAAATACGTCGGCAGTGCCAGTGGCGGCTCCAAGCGAGCAGTTATTACTGGCATAAAGCGCGTCAGCCGTCCCGGTTTGCGCATATACGCCAAGCGTAGCGAAATCCCAAAGGTAATGAATGGCTATGGCATTGCTATAGTTAGTACTCCGCAAGGTGTAATGACCGGGCGACAGGCATGGCGCGCCGGCGTAGGCGGCGAAGTGCTGGCGTACGTCTGGTAGTTAAATAGGAGGACGGAAAAGTGTCGCGTATTGGACGCAAGCCGATAACCCTTCCCAAGGGCGTAGAGGTAAAGATTGAGGAAGGCAACCTCGTTCATGTCAAGGGGCCAAAAGGCGAATTATCCCGCCAACTGGATCCCACGATTGTCTTTGAGCGAAACGATGCCACCATCGAGGTAAAACGTCCGGATGATAGCAACAGAAGTCGCGCTATGCATGGTTTGACCCGTACTTTGCTTGACAACATGATTGTCGGAGTGAGTGCTGGCTACCGTCGTGACCTGGAAATCGCCGGCGTAGGTTACCGTGCTGTTAAAGATGGCAATGACTTGGTGCTATTACTGGGCTTCAGTCATGCTACTAAGTTGCAGCCCCCCGAGGGTATTACATACGTGGTAGAAAGTGCCACTAAAGTCTCGGTGCAGGGCATAGATAAAGAAATTGTAGGCGCTCAAGCCGCTCGTATTAGGGCGCTGCGTCCGCCGGAACCATACAAAGGCAAAGGCATTCGCTTAGCCGGTGAAGTAATTCGCCGCAAGGCTGGTAAAGCCGGTAAAGCTGGTAAGAAATAAGACTACAGGTGCAGGGTATTTGATACTCTGCCCTAATATTAGGGAGCTTGTAAAAGATTATGCGCAGAATTAGACGAGATTTGAGTCCGCGACAGCGGCGGCAGATTCGGGTGCGCAGCAAGATAAGTGGTACACCCGAAAGACCGCGCCTCAACGTCTTCCGTAGCGCCAACCACATCTACGCGCAGGTGATCGATGATTCTATCGGTCATACCCTTGTCTCAGCGAGTACGATGGATAAGGAGGCCCGCCCTGATTTTAAGGACGGTATCAACAAGACTGATGAGGCGAAACTGGTAGGAAAGATTGTAGCAGAGCGCGCCAAAGAGAAAGGCATTACCAAAGTGGTCTTTGACCGTGGCGGTTATCTTTATCACGGGCGTATTAAGGCACTGGCTGACGCCGCCCGCGAAGCCGGTTTGGACTTTTAAGGAGCGCGAATTCAGATGGCAAGAATTGATGCAAGCAAATTGAATTTGGAAGAGCGCGTGGTCCAAATCAACCGCGTGGCTAAAGTGGTAAAAGGTGGTCGCCGCTTCAGCTTTAGCTCTATGGTAGTGGTTGGCGATGGTCAAGGTTTTGTAGGCGCTGGTATCGGTAAAGCCGGTGAAGTGCCGGATAGCATTCGCAAAGGTGCTGAAGATGCTAAGAAGAACCTGATCAGAGTGCCTCTTGAGGGTTCCACCATACCACACGAAATTACCGTGAAGTTCGGCGCTAGCAAAGTAATGCTGCGACCCGCTTCTCCCGGTACTGGTGTGATTGCAGGTGGTGGGGTACGTGCCGTTCTTGAAGCCGCAGGTATCAAAGATATTCTCTCAAAGTCGCTAGGTAACAACAACCCAGTTAACACCGTGCGCGCCACTTTACTGGCACTTTCTCAATTGAAAGTGCGCAATGACGAAGAAATCAAGCGTAGCAAACCGTTCCGTACCTTCGGGCTTGGTCCTACCGATGAGAAGGTGGCAGTACCTGAGCGCAAGTTCGGTATCCTTGTGCCAGTCTCCAGCGGTAGTGATCGTGGGCCTCGCCGTGACAGAAAAGATCGTGATGGCGGTGGTCGTGGTAAACCCGGTGGTGGTGGCGGTCAACGCCGTGATGATCGTCGAGGTGGTGGAAACCGCCCTGCAGGTAGAGGCGCTCCGAGAAGTGAGAATGGGGTTAGACCTGAGTCTGAAGCTCCAAAACCTGAGACGAGTGGCGGCGAGTCTTCCGCTAATTAACAGGAATTTCGTTTTGAGGGGGTAAACATTTTGAATGTTGCCCCTTATAAACCGGAAATTACACTTGAGATAAGTTGTAAGAAATAGGTAAGCGATGGCTGATAATAAAGTGAACAATCAAGCGGAAACTACGGGTAAGACTGTTACCTTTACACTGGTAAGAAGCACTATTCGTTCGCGCGCTGATCACAAGCAAACTATTGCTTCGTTGGGTTTGCACCACTTGCGCCAGTCCAACACGCTGCCGGATAACCCGGCGGTGCGAGGCATGATTAAGTACGTGCGCCATTGGGTGAAGGTCGAAGAGTAGGTTAAGGAGTATAAACTAATGCAACAGCATGACTTAAAACCGGCTCCTGGTAGCACCTCGGCTCCCAAGCGCGTAGGTCGTGGTCACGGTTCTGGTTTGGTAAAAACCAGCGGCTTTGGTCAGAAAGGTCAAAAAGCTCGTACCGGACATCACAAAGTACCGGTCTGGTTTGAAGGCGCACCTTCTAAGGTTAACACCTTTAAGCGTACCGGTTACAAACGTGGTACTGGATTCAACAACCCAAACCGGGTTGAATATGAAGTGGTAAACCTTTCACAATTGGAAGATTGGGAAGGTGGCGAGGTCACAGTTGAAACTTTGATAGCGCGCCGCTACATACGTACTAACAAACCGGTAAAGGTGTTGGGTAGAGGCGAGATTAGCAAAGCTCTGACCGTGAGAGTTCATCGCCTGAGCGAAAGCGCAAAGCAGAAGATAACGGCTGCCGGTGGCAACTATGAGGAATTGACTCCCGCGGAGAGCGGTGAGGAAAACGCCGATTAGGTGATAAAGCATCAGGTTAAAGGATATAAAATTGCTATTAGGCAAAATCTTGTATAATAGCAAAGTTGCCTGTAGCAGACTAAATTCTGCAATCTGATGCTAAACCTAAATCCTGCGGAGGAAAATCACCAACAATGCTAAAAGCTGTTATCAAAGCATTTGGAATACCTGACCTTCGGCGGCGCATATTTTTTACGCTGGGTATTCTCGTAATCTTTAGAGTTATCGCCCACGTACCGCTGCCCGGTATTTCAAGTGAGATTAAATCTAGGCTTACAAACCTGATAAGTGGCGTTGATGCGCCGGCAGGTAGCAGCCAGGGTATCGGTAGTGTGCTGGGCTTCTTGAATATATTTTCGGGTGGTAGTCTCAGTAACTTCTCGATTGTGGCAACCGGGGTATATCCCTATATTACCGCTACAATTATTATGCAGTTGTTACAGCCGATTATACCTGCACTTGAAAACCTTTCAAAAGAAGGTGAGCGAGGGCGCGCTGTAATTAATCGCTGGCAGCATATCATTACTGTGCCGATTGCGGCAGTTACCGCCTACGGTCAAATAGTATTGCTGAAAAGCCAGAATGTAATTACCGGAACGGACGCTCAGAAACTCTCATTATTCGGTGCAAGCTCTGACTTCGGGCTAACCGTTACCGTTGTTATCTCGATGACAGCCGGAACGATGATACTAGTCTGGATGGGTGAGCTAATAACCGAATTTGGTATCGGTCAAGGTGTCTCGGTGCTTATTTTTGGAGGTATCGTCTCGAACCTACCTTCAACCCTTGTGCGTACCAGCCAGACAGGTGTTGCTCAAAACATCATCTCTATACTGATTATAGTAGTTGTAGCTTTACTATCAATTGTAGGGATTGTACTGGTTCAAGAAGGGCAGCGCAAAATACCGGTCAAGTTTCCGCGTCAAACGCAGGGCAACCGGGTTTATGGCGGTCAAAGCACCTATATACCTTTAAAGGTGAACTCAGCCGGTATGATTCCGCTGATTTTTGCCAGTAGTATTATCATATTTCCAACTACAGTGGCGGGCTTCTTCGTTCGTCCCAACCAGCCCGATGATGTGATTAGCCAAGCGGCAAACTGGGTAGTTGTGAACTTTGGTCCTAGCAGTATTCTGTATCAAGTAGTGTATTTTGGAATGGTGGTAGGTTTCACCTATTTCTATACACTCGTGCTCTTTAACCAACAAAATATTACGGAAAGTCTCCGGGACAGAGGTGGCTTCATACCGGGTTACCGACCGGGCAAACCGACCAATGACTTTTTAATGAAGGTTTTGAATCGCATAACTTTGCTGGGCGCTTTGTTCCTAGGCACAATTGCGGTGCTACCCTTCTTGCTGGGCGCTATAGTCCAGTCTCAGGTCAATACATTCTTGAGCAGCACTTCGCTCTTGATTGTGGTAGGTGTAGCTGTAGATACCATGAAACAGCTTGAAGCCCAGTTAACTATGCGCGAATATCAAGGCATACTCCGCTAGTTGTAGTGATCTTGTATAAAGGCCTGATAAAGTAGAGCTATATAAACGATAAACAGAATTTATATGTTCTTCTCTACTTTTCAGTTGTCGCCTTTCTTAAGCCTATGTTATAATAAGTGTAGCATTTCACAAAGTGCGCTTATTTAGGTTAGGCTAGCTTGCAAAGATGGAAGTTTAGGAAGGGAGCCGCATGTATATAATTTTACTTGGAGCACCAGGGGCAGGAAAAGGCACACAAGCCAAATTGTTATCGGAACGATTGGATATAGCACATGTATCCAGTGGAGACTTGTTACGCGATAACATTAAACGCGGTACAGATTTAGGCTTGCAAGCCAAAGGTTTTATGGATCGTGGCGAGTTGGTACCGGATGGAACGGTTATCAATATGATAGTAGAGCATCTGTCAACGCCTAGTTGCGTTCACGGTGCTATGTTGGATGGTTTCCCGCGTACTATCCCGCAAGCCGATGCTTTGAATGTGGCGTTGCAAAATGGCTTTAGGCAGGGCGTGACCGCAGTATTGTACATAAAGGTGGAAAACGAAGAACTGTTAAGCCGCCTTAGTGGTCGCTGGATTTGTAGGTCATGCCAAACTCCCTATCACGAAGTCTACAACGCGCCTCGCGTAAAAGGGGTGTGCGATAGTTGTGGGGGCGAGTTATACCAGCGGGAAGATGATACCCGTGCCACCGCTGAGCGCCGTTTGCAGGTTTATTTTAACCAGACGTTGCCATTGATTGACTACTATAACAAACGCGATTTGCTCATCGAGATAGACGGGCAACGTGAAGTAGAAGAAGTCAATCGAGACCTGATCACTGCTCTAAAGAAAGTGGAACAGCCGGGGGGGGTCACTGAGTCGTTGTTGGCGTAACGACTCATTGCAAGCGTCAGGCATCTGTTAAATAAAGACGATTCCGAGTTGGCGGTCTCTCTGCAAGGTGAGTAGGTGGGCCGCTATTCTTACCTGTAAAAGTAGAAATACATAAAACAGGAAAAAACAGGTGAGCAAGAAAAGAGACGTAATAGAAGTAGAAGGAAGAGTGATTGAAGCCTTACCCAACGCTATGTTCCAGGTAGAACTGGAAAAAGGTCACAAAGTGCTGGCAACGGTAAACGGAAAAATCCGTTTAAACTTCATTCGTATTTTGCCGGGTGATCGCGTTCTGGTAGAGCTATCGCCTTATGACCTAACAAGAGGGCGAATCACCTATCGCTACAAATAACAAAAATAGCAAGGGCACATGGCAACCTCGCTATGATAATAATATTGAAAATGCCATTTTGGGAATTTGCCAAGCCTACACGGGTTGTGGTATAATTTCCACTTGTCTGTATCAATAGGAAAAAATCAAAACGATATAAAGCGCTTTAAATTAGGGTGCTGTAATCGTGAAATTGAGGGAATTGAGCGATGAAGGTACGAGCATCGGTGAAGCCGCGCTGCGAAAAATGCAAAATAATCCGGCGTAAGGGAGTAGTAATGGTGATTTGTTCTACTCCTAAACATAAACAGCGGCAAGGCTAGTAAGATTTCTGGAGGATAGACCGCATGGCGAGAATTGCCGGGGTTGATTTGCCCCGCGATAAAAGAGTTGAAATAGGTCTCACCTATATTTTCGGTATCGGGCTAAAAACGAGTCAGAAAATTCTCGAAACGGCTAATATAAGCCCCGATACTAGGGTTCATACACTTACCGATGATGAAATTCATCGGTTGCGTGAGATAATCGATCGCGAGTACCGTGTAGAAGGTGACTTGCGTCGAGAAGTAAACCTGAATATTAAACGCCTGGTAGAGATTGGTTGCTATCGCGGCAAGCGCCACCGCGCCGGATTACCGGTTCGCGGACAGCGCACCCGTACTAACGCGCGTACTCGCCGTGGTGGACCTCGCCGTACCGTTGCCGGTAAGAAGAAAGCGACGAAGTAATCTAGTTTTAATAGCCAGGTGGGCTTTCCCACTGGTAGGCTGAGCTAAAGGAGCAAGGATGGCTGAGAAAAGTGGCGGTAAAAAGCGCGTTGCCAAGGTAAAACGCCGGGAACGGAAGAATGTTCCGAAGGGGCAGGCGCATATTCAATCTACTTTTAACAATACAATTGTTACTTTGACCGACCCCAAGGGAAATGTATTAGCCTGGGGTAGTGCAGGCGCAAGCGACTTTAAGGGTTCTCGGAAAAGCACCCCTTATGCCGCGCAAGTAGCCGCGGAAGGTGCTGCACGCCGGGCGATGGATCATGGCTTGCGTCAGGTAGAGGTATTTGTGAAAGGTCCGGGCTCCGGGCGTGAAGCCGCAATCCGCTCCTTGCAGGCGAGTGGTATTTCGGTGGTATCTATTACTGATGTCACCCCGATCCCACACAACGGTTGCCGCCCTCCCAAGCGCCGTCGTGTATAAGGTTGATCTGAAGCGTCTAACGAATATAAATTAGTGAGGAATAATGGCTAGATATACTGGTCCGGTCTGCAGGCTCTGCCGGCGCGAGGGTGTAAAGTTAATGCTCAAAGGGGAACGCTGCATGACTCCCAAGTGCGCCTTCGAGAATCGACAGGAAACACCCGGTGTGCACGGTGCAAAACGCCAGCGCAAACTCAGCGATTATGGCACGCAGTTGCGCGAGAAACAAAAGGCACGCCGCATTTATGGAGTGCTGGAAAAGCAATTCCGCAAACACTATGATGAAGCGCGGCGACAAACCGGCGCTACTGGTGAACGATTGCTCCAAATTTTGGAATTGCGAATGGATAACCTGATTTACCGGATGGGGTTTGCCGATTCCCGTAAGCAGGCGCGACAACTGGTTAGACATGGTCATTTTGCTATAAACGGGCACAAAACTGATATACCTTCCTATATTGCCAAAATCGGTGATACGGTTACCCTTGTCGAAAGAAGCAAGGAAAAAACCTATTTCAAGGTTGTGGCGGATAGTATTGGAAAGCATGATGCTCCGTCTTGGCTTACTCTTGACGCTAAGGGTTTAACGGGTCGAGTAGTACGGTTGCCTGAGCATGCCGAGATTGATTCGTTACTTGAGACTAACCTTATAGTTGAATATTATAGCCGCTAGTAGTCAATTGTCGGCAACCGGATTGGATATTATTTAACCCGGTTCCCCAACTAAGGAAGAGGAGGCTGGAGACCTTGTTCGATGTAGCGTTGAAGGTCGAGAATGTGGCTACTGCGGAGAATTACGGCAGGTTTAAAATTGAACCGCTGGAGCCCGGATACGGTATAACCTTGGGTAACGCCTTGCGTCGCATCCTGCTATCATCTATTCCTGGCGCGGCGATTACTTCAATCAAGATAGATGGCGTGTCTCATGAGTTTACATCGCTTCCCAATATCAAGGAAGATGTAACTGAGATTATCTTGAATGCTAAACGTATCCGTTTGCGCAGTTTTAGTGAGCGCCCGGTACGCATGAACCTGTCATTGCGGGGCGAACGGGTCGCTTGTGCTGGCGATATTGAAGCGCCGGGTCAGTTGGTTGAAATTATCAATATTGACCAACCGATTGCTACACTTGATAGCTCAGATGCCCGTTTGGATATGGAACTGACGGTTGAAAGAGGCGTAGGTTATATACCTGCGGAAAACCGTGACAATATGCCTATCGGTGTGATTCCGGTGGATGCAATTTTCACGCCTATACCGCGCGTAAATTATGTGGTCGAACACACCCGTGTTGGTCAGATGACTGATTATGACCGCCTGTTGCTGGAAGTCTGGACCGATGGTTCAATCGAACCGGGCGAGGCACTTAGCCAGGCTGCCACTATCCTGAGGCAACATAGTGAAATTATAGCCAACTTTAACCGCACCGCTGAACCGGAACGGGAACAGTTGCCCGGCGCTGGAACTATTGAACCTAAACTTTATGAAACGCCGATCGAAGACCTGAATTTGTCGGTGCGTACTTATAACTGCTTAAAGCGCAGCAATATTACTAAGGTCGGTCAAATTCTGGCGATGGACGAAAAAGATCTGTTGAGTGTTCGCAATTTCGGGCGGAAATCTTACGACGAGTTGCGAGAACAACTGATTCGACATGGCTTTATGAGT
This window contains:
- a CDS encoding adenylate kinase, whose product is MYIILLGAPGAGKGTQAKLLSERLDIAHVSSGDLLRDNIKRGTDLGLQAKGFMDRGELVPDGTVINMIVEHLSTPSCVHGAMLDGFPRTIPQADALNVALQNGFRQGVTAVLYIKVENEELLSRLSGRWICRSCQTPYHEVYNAPRVKGVCDSCGGELYQREDDTRATAERRLQVYFNQTLPLIDYYNKRDLLIEIDGQREVEEVNRDLITALKKVEQPGGVTESLLA
- the infA gene encoding translation initiation factor IF-1 gives rise to the protein MSKKRDVIEVEGRVIEALPNAMFQVELEKGHKVLATVNGKIRLNFIRILPGDRVLVELSPYDLTRGRITYRYK
- the rpmJ gene encoding 50S ribosomal protein L36, producing the protein MKVRASVKPRCEKCKIIRRKGVVMVICSTPKHKQRQG
- the rpsM gene encoding 30S ribosomal protein S13, whose amino-acid sequence is MARIAGVDLPRDKRVEIGLTYIFGIGLKTSQKILETANISPDTRVHTLTDDEIHRLREIIDREYRVEGDLRREVNLNIKRLVEIGCYRGKRHRAGLPVRGQRTRTNARTRRGGPRRTVAGKKKATK
- the rpsK gene encoding 30S ribosomal protein S11, which gives rise to MAEKSGGKKRVAKVKRRERKNVPKGQAHIQSTFNNTIVTLTDPKGNVLAWGSAGASDFKGSRKSTPYAAQVAAEGAARRAMDHGLRQVEVFVKGPGSGREAAIRSLQASGISVVSITDVTPIPHNGCRPPKRRRV
- the rpsD gene encoding 30S ribosomal protein S4; amino-acid sequence: MARYTGPVCRLCRREGVKLMLKGERCMTPKCAFENRQETPGVHGAKRQRKLSDYGTQLREKQKARRIYGVLEKQFRKHYDEARRQTGATGERLLQILELRMDNLIYRMGFADSRKQARQLVRHGHFAINGHKTDIPSYIAKIGDTVTLVERSKEKTYFKVVADSIGKHDAPSWLTLDAKGLTGRVVRLPEHAEIDSLLETNLIVEYYSR
- a CDS encoding DNA-directed RNA polymerase subunit alpha; amino-acid sequence: MFDVALKVENVATAENYGRFKIEPLEPGYGITLGNALRRILLSSIPGAAITSIKIDGVSHEFTSLPNIKEDVTEIILNAKRIRLRSFSERPVRMNLSLRGERVACAGDIEAPGQLVEIINIDQPIATLDSSDARLDMELTVERGVGYIPAENRDNMPIGVIPVDAIFTPIPRVNYVVEHTRVGQMTDYDRLLLEVWTDGSIEPGEALSQAATILRQHSEIIANFNRTAEPEREQLPGAGTIEPKLYETPIEDLNLSVRTYNCLKRSNITKVGQILAMDEKDLLSVRNFGRKSYDELREQLIRHGFMSTATPIGPFSGTGLYEDSDEDGALLSADGGDGLYGGNGGLDDE